The Phragmites australis chromosome 15, lpPhrAust1.1, whole genome shotgun sequence genome window below encodes:
- the LOC133892639 gene encoding uncharacterized protein LOC133892639 isoform X1, whose translation MDSPPRAPRRFLFDLNVAQEEFDECEQEEPQEALEEEVVHEERVVAEQPEGVVEEEEQVADEEEEEVVMEEEAAEEVIMEEEAAEEVIMEEEEAAAAEEEAVEEEMMGEGKRKRKDYEVFVGVLPLDATEEDVVRALTEAGEVEEVRLARDPADPRLNRGFAFVRFAAAWQARWAANDLRTAMIKGKACGICKNSENETLHLRNICFDWSKDDLAEKLKPFELENLDRINLIEHPERKGKNRGYAFLDFRTHVDAVAGFLKLQKEDLYLGTDFRAHVSFSNTLSQDDEVMEKVKSVFLDGLPPHWDEDKVRQMFGKFGEIDNIQLARNMFTAKRKDFGFIGFTTRQSALDCIKMVNKDGVGEGSRKVHMKATLQRPKPTFKKPSWQGASSMLGVRRGFVDKSSSGRGHHSDRYRHFGHERRAYSDNLARRHHSMDVRECRAYYRRESPVHATSHKYGRTHPGTRTRDAYAESRYYNKYPKHRQAMHEEPMERDAYRRSKYGHPYQERAHRASCPECNVTAHNAGTYQSCEYPNGEEFSETSGCEQAYYKTDHDLTPSTSQVVSHCEDSCCKGRQLMPSSYSVMCDCGECYIEQEPTPSSSEHARTRSNLQAPLHRRLVKPSHEHQRLVPDERSAFEVEYTVRESRGRYLASRDPLSSHSRKHHRPGR comes from the exons ATGGACTCGCCGCCGCGCGCCCCGCGCCGGTTCCTCTTTGACCTCAACGTTGCCCAGGAGGAGTTCGATGAGTGCGAGCAGGAGGAGCCCCAGGAGGCGCTCGAGGAGGAGGTAGTCCACGAGGAGCGAGTCGTGGCGGAGCAGCCCGAGGGCGtagtcgaggaggaggagcaagtcgcggatgaggaggaggaggaggtggtcatggaggaggaggctgcggaggaggtgatcatggaggaggaggctgcggaggaggtgatcatggaggaggaggaagctgcggcggcggaggaggaggctgtgGAGGAGGAAATGATGGGGgaggggaagaggaagaggaaggactACGAGGTGTTTGTGGGCGTGCTGCCGCTGGACGCGACGGAGGAGGACGTGGTGCGGGCGCTCACGGAGGCCGGCGAGGTCGAGGAGGTGCGGCTCGCGCGGGATCCGGCGGACCCAAGGCTCAATCGGGGATTCGCTTTCGTGCGCTTCGCTGCCGCCTGGCAGGCGCGGTGGGCTGCCAACGACCTCCGCACGGCTATG ATCAAGGGAAAAGCTTGTGGAATATGCAAGAACAGTGAAAATGAGACCCTTCATCTACGGAATATATGCTTTGATTGGTCAAAGGATGAT TTAGCTGAGAAGCTGAAACCTTTCGAGTTGGAAAACCTGGATAGAATTAATCTGATTGAGCACCcagaaagaaagggaaaaaacagAGGCTACGCGTTTCTTGACTTCAGAACACATGTGGATGCTGTGGCTGGTTTTCTGAAACTACAAAAGGAAGATCTGTATCTCGGTACTGATTTTAGAGCACATGTATCATTTTCAAACACTCTTTCACAAGATGATGAGGTTATGGAAAAG GTAAAATCTGTGTTCTTAGATGGCTTACCACCTCACTGGGATGAAGACAAAGTGAGACAAATGTTTGGAAAATTTGGTGAAATCGATAACATTCAGCTTGCTAGAAATATGTTCACAGCAAAACGAAAAGATTTTGGTTTCATCGGCTTTACGACAAGACAGTCAGCTTTAGATTGCATTAAGATGGTCAATAAAGATGGTGTTGGTGAAGGTAGTCGAAAG GTTCATATGAAAGCTACTCTACAAAGGCCGAAACCTACTTTCAAGAAGCCTTCATGGCAAGGTGCTAGTTCCATGTTAGGCGTCAGAAGAGGATTTGTTGATAAAAGTTCTAGTGGTAGAGGACACCACTCAGACAGATATAGGCATTTTGGTCATGAAAGGCGTGCTTATTCAGATAATCTTGCTCGCCGTCACCACTCTATGGATGTGCGAGAATGCAGAGCTTACTATAGAAGAGAGTCTCCAGTACATG CCACAAGCCATAAATATGGAAGGACACATCCAGGGACGAGAACCAGGGACGCATATGCTGAGAGTCGATATTACAATAAATATCCAAAACACAGGCAGGCAATGCATGAAGAACCCATGGAGCGAGATGCATACCGCAGGAGCAAATATGGACATCCATACCAGGAGAGGGCACATAGAGCTTCTTGCCCAGAATGTAACGTGACTGCTCATAATGCCGGTACTTATCAAAGTTGTGAGTACCCTAATGGTGAAGAGTTTTCTGAAACCAGTGGTTGTGAGCAGGCCTACTATAAGACA GACCATGACCTGACGCCTTCAACTTCTCAAGTAGTATCTCATTGTGAGGATTCTTGCTGCAAG GGCCGCCAGTTGATGCCATCAAGTTATTCTGTGATGTGTGATTGTGGTGAATGCTATATT GAACAAGAGCCAACTCCTAGTTCAAGTGAGCATGCCAGAACCAGATCTAATCTCCAAGCGCCTCTTCATCGTCGGCTTGTCAAACCTTCTCATGAGCATCAGAG GCTTGTGCCTGACGAGCGTTCTGCGTTTGAGGTGGAGTACACGGTCAGGGAAAGCAGAGGCCGGTATTTAGCTTCAAGAGATCCGCTCAGTTCTCACTCCAGGAAACACCATAGGCCAGGAAGATAG
- the LOC133892639 gene encoding heterogeneous nuclear ribonucleoprotein Q-like isoform X2: MDSPPRAPRRFLFDLNVAQEEFDECEQEEPQEALEEEVVHEERVVAEQPEGVVEEEEQVADEEEEEVVMEEEAAEEVIMEEEAAEEVIMEEEEAAAAEEEAVEEEMMGEGKRKRKDYEVFVGVLPLDATEEDVVRALTEAGEVEEVRLARDPADPRLNRGFAFVRFAAAWQARWAANDLRTAMIKGKACGICKNSENETLHLRNICFDWSKDDLAEKLKPFELENLDRINLIEHPERKGKNRGYAFLDFRTHVDAVAGFLKLQKEDLYLGTDFRAHVSFSNTLSQDDEVMEKVKSVFLDGLPPHWDEDKVRQMFGKFGEIDNIQLARNMFTAKRKDFGFIGFTTRQSALDCIKMVNKDGVGEGSRKVHMKATLQRPKPTFKKPSWQGASSMLGVRRGFVDKSSSGRGHHSDRYRHFGHERRAYSDNLARRHHSMDVRECRAYYRRESPVHATSHKYGRTHPGTRTRDAYAESRYYNKYPKHRQAMHEEPMERDAYRRSKYGHPYQERAHRASCPECNVTAHNAGTYQSCEYPNGEEFSETSGCEQAYYKTDHDLTPSTSQVVSHCEDSCCKGRQLMPSSYSVMCDCGECYIEQEPTPSSSEHARTRSNLQAPLHRRLVKPSHEHQRYVS; this comes from the exons ATGGACTCGCCGCCGCGCGCCCCGCGCCGGTTCCTCTTTGACCTCAACGTTGCCCAGGAGGAGTTCGATGAGTGCGAGCAGGAGGAGCCCCAGGAGGCGCTCGAGGAGGAGGTAGTCCACGAGGAGCGAGTCGTGGCGGAGCAGCCCGAGGGCGtagtcgaggaggaggagcaagtcgcggatgaggaggaggaggaggtggtcatggaggaggaggctgcggaggaggtgatcatggaggaggaggctgcggaggaggtgatcatggaggaggaggaagctgcggcggcggaggaggaggctgtgGAGGAGGAAATGATGGGGgaggggaagaggaagaggaaggactACGAGGTGTTTGTGGGCGTGCTGCCGCTGGACGCGACGGAGGAGGACGTGGTGCGGGCGCTCACGGAGGCCGGCGAGGTCGAGGAGGTGCGGCTCGCGCGGGATCCGGCGGACCCAAGGCTCAATCGGGGATTCGCTTTCGTGCGCTTCGCTGCCGCCTGGCAGGCGCGGTGGGCTGCCAACGACCTCCGCACGGCTATG ATCAAGGGAAAAGCTTGTGGAATATGCAAGAACAGTGAAAATGAGACCCTTCATCTACGGAATATATGCTTTGATTGGTCAAAGGATGAT TTAGCTGAGAAGCTGAAACCTTTCGAGTTGGAAAACCTGGATAGAATTAATCTGATTGAGCACCcagaaagaaagggaaaaaacagAGGCTACGCGTTTCTTGACTTCAGAACACATGTGGATGCTGTGGCTGGTTTTCTGAAACTACAAAAGGAAGATCTGTATCTCGGTACTGATTTTAGAGCACATGTATCATTTTCAAACACTCTTTCACAAGATGATGAGGTTATGGAAAAG GTAAAATCTGTGTTCTTAGATGGCTTACCACCTCACTGGGATGAAGACAAAGTGAGACAAATGTTTGGAAAATTTGGTGAAATCGATAACATTCAGCTTGCTAGAAATATGTTCACAGCAAAACGAAAAGATTTTGGTTTCATCGGCTTTACGACAAGACAGTCAGCTTTAGATTGCATTAAGATGGTCAATAAAGATGGTGTTGGTGAAGGTAGTCGAAAG GTTCATATGAAAGCTACTCTACAAAGGCCGAAACCTACTTTCAAGAAGCCTTCATGGCAAGGTGCTAGTTCCATGTTAGGCGTCAGAAGAGGATTTGTTGATAAAAGTTCTAGTGGTAGAGGACACCACTCAGACAGATATAGGCATTTTGGTCATGAAAGGCGTGCTTATTCAGATAATCTTGCTCGCCGTCACCACTCTATGGATGTGCGAGAATGCAGAGCTTACTATAGAAGAGAGTCTCCAGTACATG CCACAAGCCATAAATATGGAAGGACACATCCAGGGACGAGAACCAGGGACGCATATGCTGAGAGTCGATATTACAATAAATATCCAAAACACAGGCAGGCAATGCATGAAGAACCCATGGAGCGAGATGCATACCGCAGGAGCAAATATGGACATCCATACCAGGAGAGGGCACATAGAGCTTCTTGCCCAGAATGTAACGTGACTGCTCATAATGCCGGTACTTATCAAAGTTGTGAGTACCCTAATGGTGAAGAGTTTTCTGAAACCAGTGGTTGTGAGCAGGCCTACTATAAGACA GACCATGACCTGACGCCTTCAACTTCTCAAGTAGTATCTCATTGTGAGGATTCTTGCTGCAAG GGCCGCCAGTTGATGCCATCAAGTTATTCTGTGATGTGTGATTGTGGTGAATGCTATATT GAACAAGAGCCAACTCCTAGTTCAAGTGAGCATGCCAGAACCAGATCTAATCTCCAAGCGCCTCTTCATCGTCGGCTTGTCAAACCTTCTCATGAGCATCAGAGGTATGTATCATGA